The Oncorhynchus tshawytscha isolate Ot180627B linkage group LG30, Otsh_v2.0, whole genome shotgun sequence genome includes a region encoding these proteins:
- the LOC112228603 gene encoding solute carrier organic anion transporter family member 2B1 isoform X2, with protein sequence MTASDFQLNSDSQRSTPPSRCRGPFNSIKLFVLCHGMLQLAQLLVSGYLKSSISTIERRYGFSSQKSGILASFNEVGNIVLIVLVSFFGSRVHRPRFIGGGALLVSLAALIMAMSHFISGPYKYTDHISESKDDDSGLCQLESSFQSPLSNHSCTQQESHSQQGVFPLLLLGQLLLGIGGVPIQPFGISYIDDYASKRNSPLYLGILLAVTSIGPAFGFMMGSFMLRFYVDIDKMSKDQIGLERRDPRWVGAWWLGFLVAASFLFLTSLPYLFFPRQMPKEETGSDATEPREEEEKKPLPDPVLELTLTQFLKSFPRIALRTLRNPIYLLVVLAQVHLAAMVAGLATFMAKFIERQFTQTASFSNMMIGGVSIPLAVLGIVLGGALMRRLSISTRGSALMCTAAILMCMLTALPLLLLGCSTQSVTGVYPTTQNGSLGCSAGCSCPTETFNPVCGSNGVEFISPCHAGCMTKVQDNNTIKVLNYTNCVCINGSHALPGTCGSNCEHLLLPFMVLSALTCFIASFSQTPSYMMILRTVRTEDKSFAVGVQYMLFRMLAFLPAPVLYGIAIDTTCILWGKKCGRNTSCHYYNMDLFRQRFLGLQVLFVCGAFICFLLSLLILRHRAGQQGQQAEQRYTVVNGVKSPDNNTASKELQRMPA encoded by the exons ATGACAGCCAGCGACTTCCAGCTGAACTCTGATTCACAGAGGTCGACGCCTCCCTCAAGATGCAGGGGCCCCTTCAACAGCATCAAG tTATTTGTGCTGTGCCATGGCATGCTCCAGCTGGCCCAGCTGTTGGTGTCTGGATATCTGAAGAGCTCCATCTCCACCATAGAGAGACGCTATGGCTTCTCTAGCCAGAAGTCTGGCATCTTGGCATCCTTCAATGAG gtggggaACATAGTCCTGATAGTGTTGGTTAGTTTCTTTGGTAGCCGTGTCCACAGACCACGGTTCATTGGTGGAGGGGCACTGTTGGTCAGTCTGGCTGCTCTGATAATGGCCATGTCTCATTTCATCAGTGGCCCCTACAAGTACACAGACCACATCAGCG AATCCAAGGATGACGACTCTGGCCTCTGCCAATTAGAGAGCTCTTTCCAATCACCCTTGTCCAATCATAGCTGCACTCAGCAGGAGAGTCACTCCCAGCAGGGAGTATTCCCACTCCTGCTCCTAGGACAGCTACTCCTGGGAATCGGCGGTGTTCCCATCCAACCCTTCGGAATCTCCTACATTGATGACTATGCCAGCAAGAGGaactctcctctctacctcg GCATCCTCCTGGCTGTCACGTCTATTGGTCCTGCTTTTGGCTTTATGATGGGCTCCTTCATGTTGCGCTTTTATGTCGACATCGACAAGATGTCCAAAG ATCAGATAGGTCTGGAGCGAAGAGACCCTCGCTGGGTGGGAGCCTGGTGGCTAGGCTTCTTGGTGGCagcctccttcctcttcctcacctCCCTGCCCTACCTCTTCTTCCCCCGGCAGATGCCCAAAGAG GAAACTGGAAGCGATGCCACAGagcccagagaggaagaggaaaagaaaCCACTGCCAGACCCGGTCCTGGAACTCACCCTCACACAGTTTCTCAAAA gTTTCCCCCGTATCGCCCTGCGGACGCTGCGGAACCCCATCTACCTGTTGGTGGTGCTGGCACAGGTCCACCTGGCAGCGATGGTAGCCGGCCTCGCCACCTTTATGGCCAAGTTCATAGAGCGCCAGTTCACCCAGACTGCCTCCTTCTCCAACATGATGATCG GTGGGGTGAGCATCCCTCTAGCGGTGCTGGGCATCGTGCTAGGTGGGGCTCTGATGAGGAGGCTGAGTATTTCTACTAGAGGCTCCGCCCTCATGTGCACGGCAGCCATCTTGATGTGTATGCTCAccgctctgcctctcctcctcctcggcTGCTCCACACAGAGTGTCACTGGCGTCTACCCCACCAC ACAGAATGGTTCCTTGGGGTGTAGCGCTGGGTGCTCCTGTCCGACCGAGACTTTTAACCCAGTGTGTGGCTCAAACGGGGTGGAGTTCATATCACCCTGTCATGCAGGTTGCATGACCAAAGTACAGGACAACAACACCATCAAAGTCCTG AACTACACAAACTGTGTCTGTATCAACGGGTCCCATGCGTTGCCGGGGACATGCGGTAGCAACTGTGAACACCTCCTCTTACCCTTTATGGTTCTCTCTGCCCTCACCTGCTTCATCGCATCCTTCTCACAGACGCCATCATACATGATGATACTGAG GACAGTGAGAACAGAGGATAAGTCTTTTGCTGTGGGAGTTCAGTACATGCTCTTCAGAATGCTGG cATTCCTGCCAGCCCCAGTTCTGTATGGCATTGCCATAGACACCACCTGTATCCTCTGGGGGAAGAAGTGTGGGAGGAACACATCATGTCACTACTACAACATGGACCTCTTCAGACAGAG GTTCCTGGGACTGCAGGTGTTGTTTGTTTGTGGAGCGTTCATctgcttcctgctctctctcctcatcctgagACATAGGGCAGGACAACAAGGCCAGCAGGCAGAACAGAGATACACTGTGGTGAACGGAGTAAAGAGTCCAGACAACAACACCGCCTCCAAAGAACTGCAGAGGATGCCAGCATGA
- the LOC112228603 gene encoding solute carrier organic anion transporter family member 2B1 isoform X1 — protein sequence MTGLDTENTPTPQLHLQNMTASDFQLNSDSQRSTPPSRCRGPFNSIKLFVLCHGMLQLAQLLVSGYLKSSISTIERRYGFSSQKSGILASFNEVGNIVLIVLVSFFGSRVHRPRFIGGGALLVSLAALIMAMSHFISGPYKYTDHISESKDDDSGLCQLESSFQSPLSNHSCTQQESHSQQGVFPLLLLGQLLLGIGGVPIQPFGISYIDDYASKRNSPLYLGILLAVTSIGPAFGFMMGSFMLRFYVDIDKMSKDQIGLERRDPRWVGAWWLGFLVAASFLFLTSLPYLFFPRQMPKEETGSDATEPREEEEKKPLPDPVLELTLTQFLKSFPRIALRTLRNPIYLLVVLAQVHLAAMVAGLATFMAKFIERQFTQTASFSNMMIGGVSIPLAVLGIVLGGALMRRLSISTRGSALMCTAAILMCMLTALPLLLLGCSTQSVTGVYPTTQNGSLGCSAGCSCPTETFNPVCGSNGVEFISPCHAGCMTKVQDNNTIKVLNYTNCVCINGSHALPGTCGSNCEHLLLPFMVLSALTCFIASFSQTPSYMMILRTVRTEDKSFAVGVQYMLFRMLAFLPAPVLYGIAIDTTCILWGKKCGRNTSCHYYNMDLFRQRFLGLQVLFVCGAFICFLLSLLILRHRAGQQGQQAEQRYTVVNGVKSPDNNTASKELQRMPA from the exons ATGACAGGATTGGACACAGAGAACACCCCTACACCACAGCTCCATCTACAGA ATATGACAGCCAGCGACTTCCAGCTGAACTCTGATTCACAGAGGTCGACGCCTCCCTCAAGATGCAGGGGCCCCTTCAACAGCATCAAG tTATTTGTGCTGTGCCATGGCATGCTCCAGCTGGCCCAGCTGTTGGTGTCTGGATATCTGAAGAGCTCCATCTCCACCATAGAGAGACGCTATGGCTTCTCTAGCCAGAAGTCTGGCATCTTGGCATCCTTCAATGAG gtggggaACATAGTCCTGATAGTGTTGGTTAGTTTCTTTGGTAGCCGTGTCCACAGACCACGGTTCATTGGTGGAGGGGCACTGTTGGTCAGTCTGGCTGCTCTGATAATGGCCATGTCTCATTTCATCAGTGGCCCCTACAAGTACACAGACCACATCAGCG AATCCAAGGATGACGACTCTGGCCTCTGCCAATTAGAGAGCTCTTTCCAATCACCCTTGTCCAATCATAGCTGCACTCAGCAGGAGAGTCACTCCCAGCAGGGAGTATTCCCACTCCTGCTCCTAGGACAGCTACTCCTGGGAATCGGCGGTGTTCCCATCCAACCCTTCGGAATCTCCTACATTGATGACTATGCCAGCAAGAGGaactctcctctctacctcg GCATCCTCCTGGCTGTCACGTCTATTGGTCCTGCTTTTGGCTTTATGATGGGCTCCTTCATGTTGCGCTTTTATGTCGACATCGACAAGATGTCCAAAG ATCAGATAGGTCTGGAGCGAAGAGACCCTCGCTGGGTGGGAGCCTGGTGGCTAGGCTTCTTGGTGGCagcctccttcctcttcctcacctCCCTGCCCTACCTCTTCTTCCCCCGGCAGATGCCCAAAGAG GAAACTGGAAGCGATGCCACAGagcccagagaggaagaggaaaagaaaCCACTGCCAGACCCGGTCCTGGAACTCACCCTCACACAGTTTCTCAAAA gTTTCCCCCGTATCGCCCTGCGGACGCTGCGGAACCCCATCTACCTGTTGGTGGTGCTGGCACAGGTCCACCTGGCAGCGATGGTAGCCGGCCTCGCCACCTTTATGGCCAAGTTCATAGAGCGCCAGTTCACCCAGACTGCCTCCTTCTCCAACATGATGATCG GTGGGGTGAGCATCCCTCTAGCGGTGCTGGGCATCGTGCTAGGTGGGGCTCTGATGAGGAGGCTGAGTATTTCTACTAGAGGCTCCGCCCTCATGTGCACGGCAGCCATCTTGATGTGTATGCTCAccgctctgcctctcctcctcctcggcTGCTCCACACAGAGTGTCACTGGCGTCTACCCCACCAC ACAGAATGGTTCCTTGGGGTGTAGCGCTGGGTGCTCCTGTCCGACCGAGACTTTTAACCCAGTGTGTGGCTCAAACGGGGTGGAGTTCATATCACCCTGTCATGCAGGTTGCATGACCAAAGTACAGGACAACAACACCATCAAAGTCCTG AACTACACAAACTGTGTCTGTATCAACGGGTCCCATGCGTTGCCGGGGACATGCGGTAGCAACTGTGAACACCTCCTCTTACCCTTTATGGTTCTCTCTGCCCTCACCTGCTTCATCGCATCCTTCTCACAGACGCCATCATACATGATGATACTGAG GACAGTGAGAACAGAGGATAAGTCTTTTGCTGTGGGAGTTCAGTACATGCTCTTCAGAATGCTGG cATTCCTGCCAGCCCCAGTTCTGTATGGCATTGCCATAGACACCACCTGTATCCTCTGGGGGAAGAAGTGTGGGAGGAACACATCATGTCACTACTACAACATGGACCTCTTCAGACAGAG GTTCCTGGGACTGCAGGTGTTGTTTGTTTGTGGAGCGTTCATctgcttcctgctctctctcctcatcctgagACATAGGGCAGGACAACAAGGCCAGCAGGCAGAACAGAGATACACTGTGGTGAACGGAGTAAAGAGTCCAGACAACAACACCGCCTCCAAAGAACTGCAGAGGATGCCAGCATGA